In Trichocoleus desertorum NBK24, the following are encoded in one genomic region:
- a CDS encoding PhnD/SsuA/transferrin family substrate-binding protein, translated as MASSMASGQLRLVSYLAPNMFWFYQAIAAYLGRKLAVETEISQAEFDPLEDPLLLHDQLDLAFICGLPFIRYHRCYPQQLQAIAAPVMQAVRYHSRPIYFSDVVVPAASDITSFAELAGKTLCYNDLGSNSGYNLVRQKLKQDGYPTDFFGQVLASGSHQRSMRWVAEGLADCAAIDSTVLEQELQSFPELSEHLRVIESLGPCPIPPIVAAQHLGTDLLQQLQAALLQPDPELQLVMQQAQIQGYVAVKSADYEAIALQYEATLQAGYEVIGSAFTTAQASSLLQLNSDDRG; from the coding sequence ATGGCTTCTAGTATGGCTTCTGGGCAATTGCGGTTGGTTTCTTACCTAGCTCCAAATATGTTTTGGTTTTACCAAGCGATCGCGGCTTATTTGGGGCGCAAGTTGGCAGTAGAGACAGAGATTAGCCAAGCCGAGTTTGACCCGCTAGAAGATCCGCTATTGCTGCATGACCAACTCGATCTTGCTTTTATCTGCGGTTTGCCGTTTATTCGTTACCACCGCTGCTATCCTCAACAACTCCAGGCGATCGCGGCTCCTGTAATGCAAGCTGTCCGCTACCATAGTCGTCCCATTTATTTCTCGGATGTGGTTGTGCCTGCTGCCAGTGATATCACCAGCTTTGCAGAATTAGCGGGTAAAACCCTGTGTTACAACGATTTGGGTTCCAATAGTGGCTATAACTTAGTGCGGCAAAAATTAAAGCAAGATGGATATCCTACAGATTTCTTCGGTCAAGTGCTAGCTTCTGGTTCTCACCAACGCTCGATGCGTTGGGTTGCAGAGGGGTTGGCAGATTGTGCCGCGATCGACAGCACTGTGTTAGAGCAGGAGTTACAAAGCTTTCCAGAGTTGAGCGAACATTTGCGGGTGATAGAGTCTCTTGGTCCTTGTCCTATCCCACCCATCGTTGCAGCTCAGCACCTTGGCACAGATCTACTCCAACAGCTACAGGCTGCTCTGCTCCAACCCGATCCAGAGTTGCAATTAGTTATGCAACAAGCCCAAATTCAGGGTTATGTAGCTGTGAAATCTGCTGATTATGAAGCGATCGCCCTTCAGTATGAAGCCACATTACAAGCTGGTTATGAAGTCATTGGCAGCGCATTTACCACTGCCCAGGCTAGCTCACTTTTGCAGTTAAACTCTGATGATCGTGGATAG
- a CDS encoding orange carotenoid protein N-terminal domain-containing protein, producing MTSANTNTAQTLKSFQRLEVDQQIAALAYLYTELGNSISFPSSGVTSSNEISQLVKHVKDLRSEDQLQFIRDVFSSQQAGHDEAALDPHPSKALLELIPGGIKDPLSQYQSLDQNARLAFWYRLAQELDRDAISTAATTQLSPGAQEIVSSLQPLEFSQQIDFLRQIV from the coding sequence ATGACATCTGCAAATACCAATACCGCGCAAACCCTGAAATCTTTTCAGCGCCTTGAGGTTGATCAACAAATTGCTGCCTTGGCTTACCTTTACACCGAGCTAGGAAATTCCATCTCTTTTCCAAGTTCCGGTGTGACTTCCTCTAACGAAATCAGCCAACTTGTGAAGCATGTCAAAGATCTGCGATCGGAAGACCAATTGCAATTTATCCGCGACGTGTTTTCTAGCCAACAGGCTGGTCACGATGAAGCTGCGCTTGACCCCCATCCCAGTAAGGCTTTATTGGAACTGATTCCTGGTGGCATCAAAGACCCTCTGAGCCAATATCAATCTCTAGACCAAAATGCTCGCTTGGCCTTCTGGTATCGCCTAGCTCAAGAGTTAGATAGAGACGCTATTTCGACAGCGGCTACTACACAACTGTCTCCTGGGGCTCAAGAGATTGTTTCTTCTCTCCAACCTCTAGAATTTAGTCAGCAAATTGACTTTCTACGTCAAATTGTTTAA
- a CDS encoding glutathione peroxidase — MLPNREGQRVPDVTFRVRRDNQWVDITTADLFAGKTVIVFSLPGAFTPTCSSTHLPGYNELAPTFKKNGVDSILCLSVNDTFVMNEWAKDQEASNITLIPDGNGEFTEGMGMLVDKADLGFGKRSWRYSMLVKDGVIEKMFIEPEEPGDPFKVSDADTMLNYINPQAKKPECVSLFTKEGCPFCARAKEMLQERGLTYEEIVVGKDATTRSLRAMAGGTTVPQVFIDGKLIGGSEALADYLGAA; from the coding sequence ATGTTGCCTAATCGAGAAGGCCAAAGAGTTCCTGATGTTACCTTCCGAGTGCGGCGGGACAATCAGTGGGTCGATATTACTACTGCTGATTTGTTTGCGGGTAAGACGGTGATTGTTTTTTCTTTACCCGGTGCATTCACCCCAACTTGTTCCTCCACTCATCTACCTGGCTACAACGAACTGGCCCCAACTTTTAAGAAAAATGGTGTAGACAGCATTCTCTGCCTTTCTGTCAATGATACGTTCGTGATGAATGAATGGGCTAAAGACCAAGAGGCCAGTAATATTACACTCATTCCAGATGGTAACGGCGAGTTTACCGAAGGCATGGGTATGTTAGTTGACAAGGCTGACCTGGGTTTCGGTAAGCGGTCTTGGCGCTATTCCATGCTGGTCAAGGATGGTGTCATTGAAAAGATGTTTATTGAGCCAGAGGAGCCAGGAGATCCTTTCAAGGTATCCGATGCCGATACGATGCTCAACTACATCAACCCCCAAGCTAAGAAGCCTGAATGCGTCTCCTTATTTACTAAAGAAGGTTGTCCTTTCTGTGCGCGTGCCAAAGAGATGTTGCAGGAGCGCGGACTTACTTATGAAGAAATTGTGGTGGGCAAAGATGCCACTACACGCTCATTACGAGCGATGGCTGGGGGAACTACTGTCCCTCAAGTATTTATTGATGGCAAATTAATTGGTGGGTCTGAGGCTTTAGCAGATTATTTGGGTGCTGCCTAG
- a CDS encoding tetratricopeptide repeat protein produces the protein MLKDAQGLDVTTASTEAIAAIDQFIDQSLSYGRQAEFAILQAVGADPACAIAHAFAAAYYLSQESAAAWEQATPYLRAAIQHQSKATRREQQWVRAVVAWARGDIDQAIAIHELLTTKYPQDLLSVQQGQYHYFYQGDQAGLLQIAENVLPANSGHLHLHYLYGMIAFGLEQCHRLSEAEVMGRKATEMNRHDPWAHHAVAHVLETQGRVEEGIAWMEGLADTWENCNSMLYTHNWWHIALYYLERQDFSTVLRLYDTKVWGRSRPDSPKDQVGAIALLLRLELRGVEVGGTRWQELASHLSPRIHEHALPFQDLHYVYALARTHQQDWVQEMLQSMEAHAHRIKPALQQPWIEIALPAAQGMVAHAQQDWQQAIALLRPVLSRLGAIGGSHAQRELFEQVYADALKQAEKHQDIHAFSRKQRSFQQNGTSGPRITAIHDHQSLTAKVS, from the coding sequence ATGCTAAAGGATGCTCAAGGACTGGATGTTACTACCGCTTCGACTGAGGCGATCGCAGCCATTGATCAATTTATTGATCAATCCCTCAGCTACGGTAGACAAGCAGAATTTGCCATTCTCCAAGCCGTGGGCGCGGATCCTGCTTGTGCGATCGCCCATGCCTTCGCAGCAGCTTACTATCTTTCTCAAGAGAGCGCTGCTGCCTGGGAGCAAGCCACTCCTTACCTCAGAGCTGCCATCCAACATCAGTCAAAAGCTACGCGGCGAGAGCAACAGTGGGTAAGGGCAGTCGTTGCTTGGGCGAGAGGCGATATTGACCAAGCGATCGCTATCCATGAATTGCTTACTACTAAATACCCACAAGATCTCCTTTCGGTGCAGCAAGGCCAGTACCACTACTTTTATCAGGGAGATCAGGCAGGGCTGCTTCAGATTGCTGAGAATGTATTACCTGCCAATTCTGGGCATCTCCATCTGCATTATCTTTACGGCATGATTGCTTTTGGCCTGGAGCAGTGCCACCGCCTCTCAGAAGCAGAAGTAATGGGACGAAAAGCTACCGAAATGAATCGCCATGACCCTTGGGCACATCATGCGGTCGCTCATGTGCTGGAAACTCAAGGCCGCGTCGAGGAAGGAATTGCTTGGATGGAGGGCTTGGCGGATACCTGGGAAAACTGCAATTCTATGCTCTATACCCACAACTGGTGGCATATTGCTCTCTATTATCTCGAACGCCAGGATTTCTCTACTGTACTGCGTCTCTACGACACGAAAGTTTGGGGGCGATCGCGCCCAGACTCTCCTAAAGACCAGGTAGGAGCGATCGCGCTGCTACTACGGTTAGAGCTACGCGGGGTTGAGGTTGGTGGAACTCGTTGGCAAGAGTTAGCGAGTCATCTCTCTCCTCGAATTCATGAACACGCGCTCCCATTCCAAGACTTGCACTATGTCTATGCCTTAGCTCGCACCCATCAGCAGGATTGGGTACAAGAAATGCTGCAAAGTATGGAGGCTCATGCTCACCGGATTAAACCCGCCCTACAACAGCCCTGGATAGAGATCGCATTGCCTGCGGCCCAAGGGATGGTGGCTCATGCCCAGCAAGATTGGCAACAAGCGATCGCTCTGCTGCGGCCAGTATTATCCCGACTAGGAGCGATCGGAGGAAGTCATGCTCAGCGGGAGTTGTTTGAGCAAGTTTATGCAGATGCCTTGAAGCAGGCTGAAAAACATCAAGATATTCATGCCTTCTCCCGAAAGCAGCGTTCCTTTCAGCAGAACGGCACTTCTGGGCCAAGAATCACCGCTATCCACGATCATCAGAGTTTAACTGCAAAAGTGAGCTAG
- a CDS encoding NADPH-dependent FMN reductase, producing the protein MADSPKILAFAGSTRTNSYNKTLVKVAATGARNAGAEVTFLDLRDLPMPLYDEDLEAAEGTPANALKFKEIMVAHQGLLIASPEYNSSISGVLKNAIDWASRSAPGEPPLAAFTDKVAAIMSASTGGLGGLRGLVHVRSILSNIRVLVIPDQIAIAKAHEAFNPDGSLKDSQQQDSVEQLGAKVTHLLQKLQS; encoded by the coding sequence ATGGCTGATTCACCCAAGATTTTGGCTTTTGCGGGCAGTACCCGAACCAATTCTTACAACAAAACTCTGGTTAAAGTTGCAGCTACAGGCGCGCGGAATGCGGGCGCAGAAGTTACATTCCTAGATCTGCGCGATTTGCCGATGCCGCTTTATGATGAGGATCTGGAGGCGGCTGAAGGAACTCCTGCGAATGCTTTGAAATTCAAGGAGATCATGGTGGCTCATCAGGGGCTGCTGATTGCTTCTCCGGAATACAACAGTTCTATCTCTGGTGTACTCAAAAATGCGATCGACTGGGCTTCTCGCTCCGCTCCTGGTGAGCCTCCCCTAGCGGCCTTTACAGATAAAGTAGCTGCAATTATGAGTGCGTCTACGGGCGGTTTAGGGGGGCTGAGAGGCTTAGTTCATGTTCGCAGTATCCTGTCTAATATCCGAGTTTTGGTCATTCCCGATCAAATTGCGATCGCCAAGGCTCATGAAGCATTTAACCCAGATGGCAGCTTAAAAGATAGCCAACAACAGGACAGCGTTGAGCAACTCGGTGCTAAGGTTACTCATCTACTGCAAAAACTGCAAAGTTAA
- a CDS encoding sensor histidine kinase KdpD — translation MTSDVDYLQALRNCCRDEAAFSQLQQLLSDPSSTQNLLKLQGAVGHHNQPETKFTTPQATTNTAPEALPEALDETEELLQIAYAELQEVRQLQAVLFHVMEHDLRPFLMGALMVLKNLLNQNSETVTIARSRVERMVQASDRQLGAISALLETYATAEQTVTLQTEPVEFSTLGQTILQDVAPLLSTNQASITAQIPVSLPPVLADANQIQRVISHLMTATLQHNPPGLHLTLASEVEPGMLRCTLQDDGLGWEVGECDRFFELQVRSPHACCSTSLGVQLHLCQQIIQAHGGEIGVINTQPGSIIWFTLPLATTVASCNSPTRLAS, via the coding sequence ATGACTTCTGATGTGGACTACCTACAGGCTTTACGAAATTGCTGTCGTGATGAAGCAGCTTTCTCCCAATTGCAACAACTTCTCTCCGACCCTAGCTCCACTCAGAATCTATTGAAGCTGCAAGGAGCGGTAGGGCACCACAATCAGCCCGAAACTAAGTTCACTACTCCACAAGCGACAACAAATACCGCGCCAGAAGCATTACCAGAAGCATTAGATGAGACAGAGGAGTTGCTGCAAATTGCCTATGCTGAACTCCAGGAAGTGCGGCAGCTTCAAGCTGTACTGTTTCATGTGATGGAGCATGATCTGCGCCCTTTTCTCATGGGTGCTCTGATGGTGCTGAAAAACTTACTCAACCAAAATAGCGAAACAGTGACGATCGCTCGTTCTAGAGTGGAGCGGATGGTGCAAGCCAGCGATCGCCAATTGGGTGCCATTAGTGCCTTGCTCGAAACTTACGCTACAGCAGAGCAAACTGTGACGCTGCAAACGGAACCTGTAGAGTTCTCAACCCTTGGTCAAACTATCTTGCAGGATGTAGCACCCCTCTTGAGCACCAACCAAGCGAGTATTACAGCTCAGATTCCGGTGAGTTTGCCGCCCGTTCTGGCCGATGCTAACCAAATTCAACGGGTGATCTCACATTTGATGACGGCTACCTTGCAGCACAATCCACCTGGGTTGCATTTGACTCTAGCGTCTGAGGTTGAGCCTGGAATGCTACGCTGTACGCTCCAAGATGATGGATTGGGTTGGGAAGTTGGGGAATGCGATCGCTTTTTTGAATTGCAAGTGCGATCGCCTCATGCTTGCTGTTCTACGAGTTTGGGAGTGCAACTGCACCTGTGCCAGCAGATCATCCAAGCGCATGGGGGTGAAATTGGAGTGATCAATACCCAACCAGGTTCTATTATTTGGTTTACGCTGCCTCTCGCCACAACGGTTGCTTCTTGTAATTCCCCGACTCGACTAGCGAGTTAG
- the psaK gene encoding photosystem I reaction center subunit PsaK — MIHSMLLSAVPAATSQDPTALWNWQGTPIMIGCCLLALFIASRTVRFPKVGPKMPLGPFSGLLNNMSVGTFLGAMSFGHILGVLAILLSSSWLK, encoded by the coding sequence TTGATTCATTCTATGTTGCTGTCAGCAGTCCCCGCTGCTACGTCCCAAGACCCCACTGCTTTATGGAACTGGCAAGGCACCCCTATCATGATTGGTTGCTGCCTACTGGCTCTGTTTATTGCCAGCCGCACCGTCCGCTTTCCCAAAGTTGGGCCTAAGATGCCTCTCGGCCCCTTCTCTGGTCTACTAAACAATATGAGCGTGGGTACCTTCTTAGGAGCGATGAGCTTCGGCCACATTTTGGGAGTTTTAGCAATTTTACTCAGCTCTAGCTGGCTCAAATAA
- a CDS encoding response regulator transcription factor: MNATTASSTLRVLIIEDDPMMQLGLEQSLQADPTCIVVGQAEDGYLGVEAALRLKPDLIIMDIGLPRLDGIAATQKIKAVLPEVRVVMLTSHTAETEIIAALSSGADAYCIKGASVDRLQAAIAAAQEGATYLDPQIARRVIDHLKPPTLNSGISQLSERELEVLKLMVEGLSNPEIAAKLYLSPNTIKTHVRGIMNKLSVDDRVQAAVVALRSGLV, translated from the coding sequence ATGAATGCCACTACCGCATCGTCAACTCTACGGGTTTTGATTATTGAAGATGACCCCATGATGCAGTTAGGCTTGGAGCAGTCCTTGCAAGCTGACCCGACATGTATCGTTGTAGGACAGGCAGAAGATGGTTATTTAGGCGTAGAGGCAGCACTGAGACTCAAGCCAGACCTGATTATTATGGACATTGGTCTGCCCCGACTTGATGGCATTGCTGCCACCCAAAAAATTAAGGCGGTACTGCCTGAGGTCAGGGTGGTCATGCTCACCTCTCACACGGCAGAAACAGAAATCATTGCGGCGCTCTCTAGTGGAGCAGATGCCTACTGTATTAAGGGTGCAAGTGTAGACCGATTACAAGCAGCGATCGCAGCAGCTCAAGAGGGAGCCACCTACCTCGATCCCCAAATTGCCCGTCGCGTGATCGATCACCTCAAGCCTCCCACGCTCAACAGCGGCATTAGTCAACTGTCTGAACGCGAACTGGAAGTCTTGAAGCTAATGGTAGAAGGACTGAGCAACCCTGAAATCGCTGCCAAGCTTTACCTAAGTCCCAACACGATCAAAACTCATGTTCGAGGCATCATGAACAAGCTATCCGTAGATGATCGCGTGCAAGCCGCAGTAGTCGCTTTGCGGTCTGGATTGGTTTAA